DNA from Drosophila busckii strain San Diego stock center, stock number 13000-0081.31 chromosome 2R, ASM1175060v1, whole genome shotgun sequence:
GATAGTTGCGCATCTGGTTGCTGCGACGTGGCTGTGCCAAGTATTCAAACATACTCTGCAAATGCTGTGACAACATCTTGCTCAAATCACTTGGCATGGGATCCGTCCAGAAAAAGTCATGGTTCAGTGCAGTGTCCGCATCGATGCGCTTCTTCGGATCGAGCGTAAGCAGTTTGTCCAACAAATCGCAACCTGTAGGATCTTTTACATACGGACGTAGACGTTCTTTAACGCGGCGTTTCTGATTCTTGGGAAGCTCTATGGACTTGTAAAGTTCCAGCTCCTCCACGCCGGGCCAGACGTCCGGCGTGAAGGAGCCGCAAAGCTGTGAAATGAAtgtcaactgttgctgctccgtATTGCCTTGCATAATGGGAGAACGTGTCCACATCTCAGCCATTATACAACCAGCGCCCCACATATCTACAGGCGGACCATAATTGCGAtcacccagcagcagctccggGGGACGATACCAAAGCGTAACCACACGGTTTGTATAGCGGTTTTTGGAATCGTTTTTCGGAATACTGAAAGCGCGAGCCAAGCCAAAATCTgccaattttaaaattccatGTTTGGTTATCAGCACATTTGCCGCTTTCATATCTCGATGTAGGATCTGTGGAAATGTTAGAGTTCAGCTGAGTTTAAACATCTAACTTAATGATTTCTTCACCTTGTTGCTGTGTATATAGTAGAGTCcattcagcagctgctgcatgacTTTTTTGATCTCCCCTAGACTGAACTTTACATTCATATTGGAGAGCAGTCCGGCTAGATCATGTTCGCAAAAATCAAATaccaaataaaatgttgatcTGTAACCATTATGTACAGTGGCCTTTGTGCGACAGATTTCAATCAGATTTACAACATTCTCGTGttttaaaagctgcaaaatgcgTATTTCTCGCAGTGCTGTTATTGGGAACTGTGGAAAAAGTTCTTTAGTTAGAGTATACCAATTACAATTACGGTGTACAGTACTTACGCCTTCCTTTTCATTGTCCATGAGCACCTTTTtcatagcaacaaattttttgttgctcttcttCTCACGTGCTTTGAATACCtcgctaaaaataataatattcaatacTTGACAAGCGTAAAAATTAGTTGCACAACTTTACCCAAATGTGCCTTGTCCTATTTTTGCCACTTTTtcatatttgctgctttcatCGCAGTAGGGAAAGTCGTAGTCCTCTATGTATTTTTGCTTCTCCATCAGCGACATGGTGCGTGAAGTGCCGGCAGACGCGCCTGAAGTTGTCGCTTGTgcctgcggctgcggctgtggaAGTATGTGCGATAAATGCGACATTttaagttatttgtttttattaatataagaaataaCACTAAGCAAATGTGAAACAAGAGCGCgttggcattgttgctgttgtgaatCAGATGTTATTTTAGCACATGTTATCCAGCATCGTGCGAGCGAGATGACAATAGTGCTAGAAACTAGCGAGTATCATCTAAAATGATATTGTATCAGAGTTCCAAGCATGCTTAAAAGTTGTAATGCgcgcaatttttaaatttgatatatttctagtaaaaatttttttttataatatagtATGATTTTTAAAAGTGCATTATAGCAAATATTGGTGTTTGCTAACTTCTGACGCATGATTACAAAAAGTTCCccataaaactaatttgcatgtGAGAACTAGAggttaacaaattgttaagcaaatatttattatttcattgtGAGCGGTTACTCTAAGACTGCGTATTTTAGTGTCGTTTAAACGCTTGACTTATTACTTATGCAAATGAATAtcgcaataataacaattctAAAGTTAAAAAGGAAATTTTTTTAGTGTTGTAGCATTTGACAACAAGCTTTCACCAAATACATAAATACCTAATTGCCCTTGATTATATCTGGCcttgatattttttaatataaaatataacataaaaatataaattaataaataaatgacagcTGAGCTACAATCGAcatcttttatattttgtatttatttatttacacaaacaaaatttgacGATTGTTGAAAGTGGTTCAGATACACTGGGAGTTTACcaaccaacaaaataaataacaaaaataaaatgtaaaatgtatcACACACGCATATAATAATGTTATTATTCTAAGCAAACTGAACTTAACTAAGGAAAGTTTTTAGTGTTGTAGCATTACCCTTGATTATATCTGGCCttgatattatttaatataaaaaataaccTAAATAAATCGTTAGCTTAAACTGGTCCatgcttttattaattcaagacgtagtaatttaattgttaaatatctGATTCTGGTTGCATCAAACAATAATCTTTCTTTGCTAATAAACTTGAtatgtgcattaaaaattcaacttgTTTTTTACGTTCAATGAACTTGCCGGCGAGGAACTTAGTTCAGTTTGTTTAGAATAATAACATTATTATATGCGTGTGTGATacattttagattttattattgttatttttttggctttggcttcaaaATAAAAGGCTAGTGCAATTCCACAATTGCCATCAGTAACACAACAAACTTCAAACACAACAAACCAAATCTTATCCGAAACATCTTCAAGATGCGTCTATCACTTTTGGCACTATTCGGTCTCCTCTGCCTGGCCTATGCAATGGCTGAAGAGGAAGTTGCCGCTGACGAGCCTGTAAACCTGTTGGAAGTCTCCAATCAAGGTCATGCCAACGAAGGAGATCGTGATGTTCGCCACTGGGGCGGTCATTTGGGCGGCTGGGGACGTGGAGGAAGCTGGGGACGCGGTGGAGGATGGGGTCATGGTGGCGGCTGGGGATATGGAGGAAGTTGGGGCGGTCGTGGAGGATGGGGTCATGGTGGTTGGGGAAATCGCGGAGGCTGGGGTGGCCATTGGTAAACTCCCAGTGTATCTGAACCACTTTCAACAATtgtcaaattttgtttgtgtaaataaagAACATTCGAAAAATTAAACAtggtttttaaatataaaagatgTTGCTTGTAGCTCAGCtgtcaatttgcaaatttaaaatacactttcgctttaacacattttaaatgcatatattataaaattgtcaCAAGCTTGCACAGGTGCCTGCAATGCTTTTTgtcattaaatgtttttgttaacTGCTTTgattattcaatatttttaattagttgcggCTATTCGATTGTGTTTGGCGGTGATTTGGGGCATATAaagctacaatttttattttgtaaacaagtaaacaaatgcTATGAGCATGACAAAGCACATTGGCAAAGCGAAAAAGCCCTGCTATTGTCTTCAGTAAAACGATGTGCGTATTAATAGAATAGAATGTGAACAAATTTTGGAAATTTTACTGTCATACGTGAATGTTGTCCGAGAATTACATATTAAGCttgacataaatttatgccacacattaaaaatacccaggtaattaatttttgtctatgtatgtatgtatgtacacgaGCTTATTTATATTCCACGAGTCTTGGAAAAATTATTCACTCATTctaattttcttttgaataAAAGCCCCCTGCATTGTCTAATGGATTTACAGTTGTAACTAAACTATCAGACTTTACTTGTTAAAATGCATTCGaggcttttgttgctcatagCTGCGCTTGGGCTTTGTGTTGTCCTGAGCTTGGCAAATGATAAAGATGACCAAGATGAAGTTAGGTTAACATTGCTAAAAGATGCCGATGTGGGCAAAGCTCATGCAAATGTTGGAGATCGAGATGCTCGTGCCTTTTATGGAAAAGTTGGCTATGCAAAAATAGGCTTTGCAAAAGGAGGCTACGGAAGGGGAGGTTACGGAAGAGGAGGCTACGGAGGAGGATATGGAAGAGGTGGATACGGCCGTCGGCGCTACGGCAAATATGGAAgataaaaatctattttttatttttaaattttttaataaagaatataaaatggTTTATAGTATGAATCACTGACATTGCTAAGCGCTGACTATTCTTTTGAAGCTTGAAAAAACTTAATATTCTGGCTTAAACAGATTTATCATTTTACTAACTACTATGTAGTATGTAATTTACACGTTATGAGTGTTTTTTATGACTAGTTAAgccatataatttttagtatGCTATAATTGTTGGTGCTCCCGACAGTTTTGACGCGATTAAACTGTCAACAAGACaaactaaataattcaaatcgtatgaaagctgcaaataaaaaaacttttacattAATTAGCAATGTGAGCGACTTAAGCTAAATCTTTTGCATATATCCTTGCAATTAAGCCTTAAATTAAGGCCGACTTGTTAGTGTTTTGTTCATCAGctgaaaagtaaacaaaacttgACATTGACTGCTGCCCACAATTAGCGTTTTTAGATGCGACTTAACTGCAatcataaaaagcaataataacCGCATAACTGTAAGCAACAGGTGTCATGATcatacacaaacaatttgaaagtAACAAAGCATGGCTTAATttgacaataacaaaaaaaaaacccctGTCTaatctacatatgtattattGGCTTTTAAATGACAAGCACTTAGAATTAGTTGATGCGTAAGAGAACAGGAACGTCCAGTAATCCGGTTATTTTTGTGGCTAaggcttgtaaataaaaggCCACCGCAATTCCACAATTATCATCAGTAATACAACAAACTTCAAACACAACAAACCAAATCAAGATGCGTCTATCACTTTTGGCACTTTTCGGTCTACTCTGCCTGGCCTATGCAATGGCTGAGGAGGAAGTGTCCGCTGATGAGCCTGTGAGCCTGTGGGAATTCGCCGATCAAGATGGCCATGCCAACGAGGGTGATCGTGATGTTCGCCAATGGGGCGGTCGCGGTTGGGGTCGCGGTGGAGGCGCCGGTTGGGGTCAtcgcggtggcggcggcggttgGGGTCGCGGTGGAGGCGGCAGTTGGGGTCATCGCGGTGGCGGCTGGGGCGGTCGCGGCGGTTGGGGTCGTCATTGGTAAACTCCCAATACACCCGAATCACTTTCAATAATTCCCAAATTTTGTTCGTGTAAATAAAGAACATTCGAAAAAGTAAACATACTATAGAGTTTATGATTGATATTTTGTCACTTGATTAACCTTCTATAATTTCTtcatcaattaatttgaataattctTGCTCTTCAAGCACTCTAAATTTCCAAATAGGATATTTTTCACCGTCAAATGGCTTAAAAGTATCCTTTTCCAGGAAAATAAGGAGAAGTCTTCCATCGCTCTTCACATTCCGGGAGAAACTGGACAACAAGATAAACTGGGTTggaaaatgtttgttttggaAATTGCCGATGGGCGAATTTCAGAAACATTTTCGCTTTAACACTTTTCAAGGATAATAGAAAATGTCTTGCAGCTAATTAGCTTGAACAGGTGCCTGCAGTGCCGACTGTTCACATGGCTAATTAGATTATAATTAGCCAAATGgtcatttatttaagcattaaatttacagTGTGCAAAAAGCTGGCGAAATCCGTGCTACCATCTACAACAGTGGCAACAATAATATGAATATTCATAGCTAACCACTGTGCTGCCGAGCAGGCTATAAATGCCAAATTCTGGCGAGGACATCAGCAATTTGTGTTTCTACTGCAGTCTGAGCATGTCAAAGttgagcaaaaacttttttaagaTGCAGGGCGCATACTTTAGATTTTTGGGCTTTGATATAGCCGATGGCGAGCAGGGCTGGCAGTATCCTTGGAAAACGCTCTGGTGCATGTTACCATTGGCCGGCGTACAACCGATGATTGTTGCGTATATTATAGTAAATGCTGGCAGTGTGGATAAAGTGGATAGAATGACAGAAGCTATAGCTTCTATATTGCTGGATTTGCTGTCGCTTTTCAAGCTTGGGCTCATGATCTGGCAGCATAAGGAGTACAGACGACTTATTGTGCGCTTTCGTTCGATGCTTACACAAGGTTTGATTACAAATAAAGCTTataagcaaatacaattaaacagtttttatttaagcttgcGACGATTGGATACCAGCGCGCATTATAAATGAAGAAAATGAACGAGAGCAGCGCATAAGTCAGCGTTATAAATGGAGTTTCTTGCTCACAGGCGCCTTGTCAGCTTTAATGCCATTGATAACAACAATGATGATGTATCTGAACAGCGGCGTACTGCAGCCGCAAAATAGTTTTCCCTGCGTGTAAATACGAACAGAGCAGctgaataatatattttatataaatttacttacttTTAGCTATCCCTGGAACAATGAGCATTTGCAAAATGCACTGTTCAGTTATCTATTCACTGTGGCAGCCATATTCGGTGTCATCTCTGGCACCATTTGCATGGATGCCTTCTTCATGTCCTTGACGCACAATCTGGTGGCTTTGTTCAAAGTAGCGCAATATCATATGCAATTGAACACGACTACGTTGCAGCAAACGCAGACTCGACTTGGAGTTGTATTTCAGCTATACAAGGACACGGTGGACATAAGCACCGCTGTGAAGCACAGCTTTCGTCCTTTGGTCTGTGTGCAACTGGTCATAGCCTCGCTGCACTTGTGCGTCATCGGCTATACGCTCTCGATGAACTTCAATCAGGTTCAGATGCCGTTCTATGTGATGTTCACCATGTCGGTGCTATCTCAACTGGGCATGTACTGCTATTGCGGGCAGCAGGTCAAGACGGAGAGCATTAGATTTGCTGAAGCCATCTACGATTGTCCTTGGTATAAGTCGGCTGCAACTAGTCCAGCTATTGGACTCTCGCTGCGCATTTCGATGATGCGCGCTCAACGTGGCTGCATCATTGATGGCTACTTCTTTGACGCCAACATGGAGGTATTTCTAACGGTATGTATGCAACTTAAGTTGTACTAAATAATTAGGATTAATTCTTTGCAGATTGTGCGAAAGTCCATGTCCTATTTCACTTTGCTGCGTTCGATTTCCTAGACAAAGTTTAAACAACAGTTTatagcaatttttgttttattgcttgtaGCTTGCTGTTACTGCTCGCGACATTTAACATTGCAACTgatattgcagctgctttgtttaCTTACCGGTATATTGTTTATAGTAAAACGCAATTCGGCTCgagaaaaatgcataaatacacAGAAGTGTGTGCATATGAAATGaatatgcgtgtgtgagtgagagagtatgtgtgtgtgcagattGTACAGTGAGAAATCGTTAAGAGGTCTGTGTATTGAGTGCAGCCCTGAACTTCGTCTTGGATGcgtatataacaaattaaaaccgttttaaatgtcaaagtcaaagcaattATTTGAAGAATCGTCCGGGAGCGCCAGCGGGGCGTGGCACTGGAGGCGGTGTGGGTATATGAGCGCCCTCAGCACGATAGCCGTTCTCATCGGCAATATAGTTAATGGTGTAGACAACGCCATCAGGTCCTGTGTACGGAGTAAGAGCCTTGCATAACCTGCAAAGAAGAAATTCATTTAGACGCCTTAGCTTATGCAACACAATTGTTGGCAACTTTAAAaactgcgcacaaaatgcgGCAGAGCTAGACGCACCTGTGCCTCCAACTGCGAGCCCGGATTCTTCAGATAGCCAGCCTCATCAGCGCGTATGCCATTGCTTGTCTCATAGCtttgaaataatataatttaggttaaattaaaaactgctTACTATTTAGTTAGACATGCCACGCACTTGTACTGATAGGAGCCATCCGGATTAAGATCAAAGTTCTGCTTTAATATCACAGCGTTCGCAT
Protein-coding regions in this window:
- the LOC108596871 gene encoding cyclin-dependent kinase 9 isoform X2, coding for MSLMEKQKYIEDYDFPYCDESSKYEKVAKIGQGTFGEVFKAREKKSNKKFVAMKKVLMDNEKEGFPITALREIRILQLLKHENVVNLIEICRTKATVHNGYRSTFYLVFDFCEHDLAGLLSNMNVKFSLGEIKKVMQQLLNGLYYIHSNKILHRDMKAANVLITKHGILKLADFGLARAFSIPKNDSKNRYTNRVVTLWYRPPELLLGDRNYGPPVDMWGAGCIMAEMWTRSPIMQGNTEQQQLTFISQLCGSFTPDVWPGVEELELYKSIELPKNQKRRVKERLRPYVKDPTGCDLLDKLLTLDPKKRIDADTALNHDFFWTDPMPSDLSKMLSQHLQSMFEYLAQPRRSNQMRNYHQQLTTMNQKPQDNSMIDRVW
- the LOC108596871 gene encoding cyclin-dependent kinase 9 isoform X1, which translates into the protein MSHLSHILPQPQPQAQATTSGASAGTSRTMSLMEKQKYIEDYDFPYCDESSKYEKVAKIGQGTFGEVFKAREKKSNKKFVAMKKVLMDNEKEGFPITALREIRILQLLKHENVVNLIEICRTKATVHNGYRSTFYLVFDFCEHDLAGLLSNMNVKFSLGEIKKVMQQLLNGLYYIHSNKILHRDMKAANVLITKHGILKLADFGLARAFSIPKNDSKNRYTNRVVTLWYRPPELLLGDRNYGPPVDMWGAGCIMAEMWTRSPIMQGNTEQQQLTFISQLCGSFTPDVWPGVEELELYKSIELPKNQKRRVKERLRPYVKDPTGCDLLDKLLTLDPKKRIDADTALNHDFFWTDPMPSDLSKMLSQHLQSMFEYLAQPRRSNQMRNYHQQLTTMNQKPQDNSMIDRVW
- the LOC108596875 gene encoding neuropeptide-like protein 32, translated to MRLSLLALFGLLCLAYAMAEEEVAADEPVNLLEVSNQGHANEGDRDVRHWGGHLGGWGRGGSWGRGGGWGHGGGWGYGGSWGGRGGWGHGGWGNRGGWGGHW
- the LOC108596876 gene encoding protein FAM98B-like, which encodes MRLSLLALFGLLCLAYAMAEEEVSADEPVSLWEFADQDGHANEGDRDVRQWGGRGWGRGGGAGWGHRGGGGGWGRGGGGSWGHRGGGWGGRGGWGRHW
- the LOC108594772 gene encoding putative odorant receptor 98b — protein: MPNSGEDISNLCFYCSLSMSKLSKNFFKMQGAYFRFLGFDIADGEQGWQYPWKTLWCMLPLAGVQPMIVAYIIVNAGSVDKVDRMTEAIASILLDLLSLFKLGLMIWQHKEYRRLIVRFRSMLTQACDDWIPARIINEENEREQRISQRYKWSFLLTGALSALMPLITTMMMYLNSGVLQPQNSFPCVYPWNNEHLQNALFSYLFTVAAIFGVISGTICMDAFFMSLTHNLVALFKVAQYHMQLNTTTLQQTQTRLGVVFQLYKDTVDISTAVKHSFRPLVCVQLVIASLHLCVIGYTLSMNFNQVQMPFYVMFTMSVLSQLGMYCYCGQQVKTESIRFAEAIYDCPWYKSAATSPAIGLSLRISMMRAQRGCIIDGYFFDANMEVFLTIVRKSMSYFTLLRSIS
- the LOC108596872 gene encoding LOW QUALITY PROTEIN: cuticle protein CP14.6 (The sequence of the model RefSeq protein was modified relative to this genomic sequence to represent the inferred CDS: deleted 1 base in 1 codon), which translates into the protein MQLISYSYAVAALAICCLSAVTAQPQRGLAQPRSNSFDANAVILKQNFDLNPDGSYQYNYETSNGIRADEAGYLKNPGSQLEAQVMQGSYSYTGPDGVVYTINYIADENGYRAEGAHIPTPPPVPRPAGAPGRFFK